GAGTCTCTTATCGAAGCTATTGGCATCGACGGGGACAATTTATGCTTAGGCTGTATCAATGAAGATTATCCTACTGAGATTCCAGAGGATTTAGAAGCGGAATCTTACTACGATTATTATCAACCTTTAATGGATGCAGCTGAAGAAGATGAATAATATTTCATCTTTTTATTTTTTTAATTTCTATTTTTATATTTTTTTATTTTTATTTAATTTTTATGAAATTTTGTTTGATTTATTAATGAGTTGTTTTTATGGTGGAATTGTTAGCTCCTGCAGGAAATTTTATATCATTGACCAGTGCACTTAAAAACGGTGCAGATGCAGTTTATATTGGCCTTGAAGATATGAATATGAGGGTTAATGCAAGTAATTTCTCTCTTGAAGACATAAAAAAGGCAAGTGAAATGACAAGGGAGTATGGGGCGAAGCTATATGTCTGCACAAATACCATAATGAAAGACAAAGACATTGAAATGCTAAAGGAACAATTACCCTATATCAAGGAGTATGGTGCAGATGGAATCATTCTATCAGATATTTCATTAATAGATTTGGCAATTGAAAATGGCCTTGAAGCCCATATGAGCGTTCAGGAAAACACAACTAATTTTTATGCATTGAAGACACTGGAGAAATTAGGTGTTAAAAGAGCCATATTATCAAGGGAATTGTCTTTAGGTGAGATAAGTGAGATTGTTAAGAAACTTAAAGAAAGCAATTCCTCCATTGAAACGGAGGTATTCATTCATGGTGCAATGTGCATGGCAATATCAGGTAGATGCTTCTTGAGCTATGGATTGTATGGCAGAAGCGCTAATTGTGGAGATTGTCTCCAGCCTTGCAGAAAGGAATGGAAACTGAGTTTTGAGGAAGATGAAAATGATGATGTAATTAA
The sequence above is a segment of the uncultured Methanobrevibacter sp. genome. Coding sequences within it:
- a CDS encoding peptidase U32 family protein, which codes for MVELLAPAGNFISLTSALKNGADAVYIGLEDMNMRVNASNFSLEDIKKASEMTREYGAKLYVCTNTIMKDKDIEMLKEQLPYIKEYGADGIILSDISLIDLAIENGLEAHMSVQENTTNFYALKTLEKLGVKRAILSRELSLGEISEIVKKLKESNSSIETEVFIHGAMCMAISGRCFLSYGLYGRSANCGDCLQPCRKEWKLSFEEDENDDVINFSDCDDESFIISNSYDDSYRTNFFSPKDMALIEHIPELIDAGIDSFKIEGRARSPDYVATAVKVYREAIDLYQEDPENYQYDPKWMEELMRVFNRGYDTGFYFNVPYEISENNQSEFIKKDIGKVVNYYNKIRVAELKIWDDLAIGDEIMVQGPTTGSITHVIDSMQIDGKAIEKAEKGSNVAIAIDKKLRESDFVYKLIPRE